The Arthrobacter sp. NicSoilC5 genome has a window encoding:
- a CDS encoding tripartite tricarboxylate transporter substrate binding protein: MSRKKIIAAVAAASLLALTGCGANAGAGNSAAAAGDFPKKGKSIDLIVAFSSGGAVDTAARLIQPVLEKELGTNVEVINKPGAGGQIGYTALTGAKPDGYTIGATGSPSVVVSPLDPARGAKYTRDSFQPLGRQVIDPTVIAVQPDSPYQTLKELLEAVKAKPKSLTASTTGIQTGEHFALAQIQESTGSEFAPVHFSEGASQATTAFLGKHVDVLVANVSDVNDLSKQGKARVLGVMSGDRAPSLPDIPTFKESGYDLTAGTARGYSAPAGLPADVAKKLEAAIEKAIEDPAVVQKMKDLGLQTSYLNGTDYQKFWAGQEDDFKKVLPLVQKKD; the protein is encoded by the coding sequence ATGTCACGCAAGAAGATCATTGCAGCAGTCGCAGCTGCGTCCCTGCTCGCCCTCACCGGCTGCGGCGCCAACGCCGGAGCCGGCAACTCCGCCGCAGCCGCCGGCGACTTCCCCAAGAAGGGCAAGTCAATCGACCTGATTGTCGCCTTCTCGTCGGGCGGCGCCGTGGACACCGCCGCCAGGCTCATCCAGCCGGTCCTCGAAAAGGAGCTCGGCACCAACGTCGAGGTCATCAACAAGCCCGGTGCCGGCGGCCAGATCGGTTACACGGCCCTGACCGGCGCCAAGCCGGACGGCTACACCATCGGCGCCACCGGATCCCCCTCGGTGGTGGTCTCACCCCTGGACCCGGCCCGCGGCGCGAAGTACACCAGGGACAGCTTCCAGCCGCTGGGCCGGCAGGTCATCGACCCCACCGTCATCGCCGTCCAGCCGGACAGCCCGTACCAGACCCTGAAAGAGCTGCTGGAAGCGGTCAAGGCCAAGCCGAAGTCACTCACCGCCAGCACCACCGGGATCCAGACCGGCGAACACTTCGCCCTGGCCCAGATCCAGGAAAGCACCGGCTCGGAGTTCGCGCCGGTCCACTTCTCCGAGGGCGCCTCCCAGGCCACCACCGCATTCCTGGGCAAGCACGTGGACGTCCTGGTGGCCAACGTCAGCGACGTGAACGACCTCAGCAAGCAGGGCAAGGCACGGGTGCTGGGCGTCATGTCCGGGGACCGCGCCCCCTCGCTGCCGGACATCCCCACGTTCAAGGAATCCGGCTACGACCTGACCGCCGGCACCGCCCGCGGATACTCCGCGCCCGCCGGGCTCCCGGCTGACGTGGCCAAGAAGCTCGAAGCCGCCATCGAGAAGGCCATCGAGGACCCGGCCGTGGTGCAGAAGATGAAGGACCTGGGCCTGCAGACCAGCTACCTCAACGGCACCGACTACCAGAAGTTCTGGGCAGGCCAGGAAGACGACTTCAAGAAGGTCCTCCCGCTGGTCCAGAAAAAAGACTGA